A genome region from Pongo pygmaeus isolate AG05252 chromosome 17, NHGRI_mPonPyg2-v2.0_pri, whole genome shotgun sequence includes the following:
- the LOC129018784 gene encoding dynactin-associated protein, with product MEYQLLDIKGNEQIEKYSWREACDIGSSRMDRKHGKYVLNVEHSENQPVKEYCRNDWSMWKVFLACLLACVIMTAIGVLIICLVNNKGSTNSSIVIQLSTNNGECVTVKPGTPSPACPPTVTTTSTVPASTATETTTSTATTATTSTEPTAVATIN from the exons ATGGAATACCAACTTCTAG ATATAAAGGGCAATgaacaaattgaaaaatattcttgGAGAGAAGCTTGTGATATTGGCAGCTCAAGAATGGACAGAAAGCATggaaaatatgtattgaatgttGAGCACTCTGAAAACCAGCCG GTAAAAGAATATTGCCGCAATGACTGGTCTATGTGGAAAGTCTTCCTGGCTTGTCTCTTAGCCTGTGTGATAATGACAGCAATTGGAGTACTTATAATATGCTTGGTGAATAACAAAGGATCTACCAATTCCTCCATTGTTATCCAGCTATCCACAAACAATGGAGAGTGTGTGACTGTCAAACCTGGAACACCCTCTCCTGCTTGTCCACCTACAGTGACCACCACTTCAACTGTACCTGCAAGTACAGCCACTGAAACTACAACTTCAACAGCTACAACTGCCACCACTTCCACAGAACCTACAGCTGTTGCAACTATCAATTAA